TAACTTTTTCTCTTTCCTCTGTACTCCTCTTTCTCTGTTTCATTCCCTTCCCAGCGCCTATCTGCCAAAATGCTTCTTTTTCCTATTAAATGAGCATTCAGCAGCTGCTCCATCACACACATCCACTTAAAggaaaaaacagattaaaattaataactttCTCTGTGCAAATTTGCGGCAGCCACTTATCAATCCAATTTCAGCCAATTAGACTTCTTCTCAGTAATCTGCCTTCAAGGCAGCAAAGAGAGCGCAAAGAGGAATATTAAATTTGATACAACAAATGTCACATGCACAGAGCTTttgactgagtgagtgtgtgtcagaaTAATATGGGTTATGAATCTGAACATTAATggattaattatttatatgtgacagtagaaaagagatttttttctGTTGCTTAAATTATGTCAATCATTAAAactgcacacatacacagagaaatAGTGTTTGAACGGAACTGTTAAGATTTGCATAAAACTGTGTGCATTTATTAACTGTGTGCAGAACCGGTAGTTTAAGTATGGGAGTTTATAAAAGTCCAAACAACACAAACTGATCTAATTTTTGCtagatttggattttttttttaatcccattgTTTAGAGACACACCTGCCTAAGAGCAACCTTAAAACAGTACttaacattacaatttttcagttttattaataacATCAAAGATagctcaatattattattattattttcatcatagTACTGTCTATTATGGTACataatttacactactgtttaaaagtttgggctcagtacgattttttaaagaagtctcctTATGCTTAGTCtgtatttacttgatcaaaatacagtaaaatagaaaCACTGTGAAAAATAGCCGTtttctagaaaatatattttaaaattgtattttattttcagactccatgaaaacttttttatttttgtccatttctACTTGGTTTTCATGTTGCAGGAAAACTGTTTAGAGGTTTTATTTGACTGTGGCTCCATCTAGTGGAGCAATGAAAAACCACCATTCATCTGTAAAGAAGATGCCCACTGGACACTTTTGCACGTGCACGTTCTTCACGactcaatgaaaatatttttttcttaataccATCAGCAACTTCTTTCCCGCTTCCTTTTTAAACAGatagtttcattaaaaatgttagtctgcagccagaccctcttgaatGCAGTACCTAACCTGCTCAGGTGTCAACTAGAGGAAGTCAACTGTGGTTGAGGATGGGGGCGGTCTTTGGGCGGAGTCTTTTCTGCAGCAACCTCAGtatgcaaataaacattttttgataGTTTATAGTGGAGCTAGGATTTACGAAAAGTATGGAATTGCCGTCCTCTGTACCTGCAATTGGGGTTAAATAAATAGGTCACATTATACTAATAGGTTAATATAATAGTAGTTGATAGGAGTGGAGCAGAAATATTTTGGGGCGCATTTATGGCGGAGAATCCAAACTCTAGACCTGTAATAACCACCGAGAGCAGCCCTTACCTGGAATGCGGGAATTCAAGCACAGGAACCCCGTGGTACGACAAAGAGTCCGTGCAGAACGTGTCTGAATACCTCATCTTTGTCGAAGTTGTGAGTACTTTACAGAACTATAATAAAACTTACATTCGAATAAAATGGGCAGGTGAGGAAGAAAACCAGCAGCTTGTCGTAAAGACTTTTGGTTACTGGTGAGGGAAACGTTTCTACTGTTTGTCTTTTCTGTTATCTTTCCTTTTGATTTTTCCTCTGGAATTTGCACAAGTAGAATAGCGCTTTGTTAAGAGCCATTACGTGCGCTGGACGGCGTGGTTGCTAGGCAACCGAATGTGGGCTATTCTCCTCTCCAAAACCAAGTTATGCAGCACTGTTCACCTCAAATAGTGACTTAAGGTAAACACCCATTCGAAGTAGTTCgtgttaaaagacattttaaaattgcaATCTTTGTTATTTTGCACGGTGTATATTTATtcacctttaaataaatgaatcagtttaattgtttaattgattTTAGCTCATGCATATTTTTCTAACTTGCTCGCTTTGTCTATAAAAGGCAGATTTTCTGTTTTGCAAGATACACAGCGGTAGCAGCTGTAAAAACTCCTGCCTACGCCTTCAGAAGGAAGTAGAAATGACTGGAGGGCTTCTGGTCCTCACTGCATGCATGTTAAGGCTTTCTAATcttatgtttttaaagatatgGACACCTAATTTGTATGTATAGCCTTCAGTATGTGAGCTGCAAAGTCCCCATTACAAACTTAAGAGTTCATGAGATTTGTGTATAAGATCATTAATGCATAGCCTAGCCTACaactcattttaatttctttgtaactGCAAGAGCccattttccccttttttggtTGATTCTAACATGAAACCTAATTTTTGGAGCGTGTGATTGTGGTCGGTGTGAACGTTCCTCTTTCTGTTTCAATGCAGGGAAGATAAGGCCGATGTGTAGCAGAGGAAGTGAGATTGTGATAGAGCtatgtatttgaataaaaaatgttgaactattcaattcaattcaaatttatttgtatagcgcttttcacaatacacattgtttcgaagcagctttacagaaaatgtatgtgtCTTCATTACAAAGAAGAAGTGAATGTGTCCaagtaatgttcatttcacaAATGAACAGTTCAAAATAATAGAATCATACAGTTAGCTAACATGAATTAATTTTAGGCAGAAGgtcattaaagtgattattacaagtgtgatcataatgattacaatatagagAAATTTCGGCGGCTGTGCATGTCGATCCAAGTTGGCATCATCTGGGGTCCTCGCGGGGGTCAGCATCATCTCTTCAGAGGTGTTGGGTCTTCTGAAGTCTTTTTCTATGAGGCTGGATCCACGCTGGAGCTGGTGTAATCTCTAGATACCTCGAAATGGGCATCCCGGGGTagaaacagaaagacagatagaaaaGAATTAGAGTAGCTTCTGTTCATAAGGTTTCAAGCAAAAAATATGTTGATGACTTTTATCTGATCTAACTGGGAATAGAACTAGTAGAGGACTTCTGAAACTGCTTTTATAGTTCCAATTCAATGCAGGCTTGCCACAGCTCATCAAAATctcaaatacacttttttttatttactttttttttgtttctgttaatCTGAAATTCTTTAATGTCTATAAATAGGTGAAATTTGAATTAGAATTAAAggcaaaacaagcattaaaataaactacTTTAAACCAAGATGTTTAACAGTAActaaaaattgttgttgttttcttcaaGGAAAAGGCTGCTTTCTGTCTAGAAAATTCtggaattataatttaaaaagtggGAAAAGTCATctaaattaatgaaatcttaTAGCTTCATGGTCATTTATTGCACacaatttttatttgcataaatggctgcccactgctccgggtgtgtgttcacggtgtgtgtgtgtgtgttcactgctgtgtgtgtgcaatttggataggttaaatgcagagcactaattcctagtatgggtcaccatacttggctgtatgccacttcacttgaattttttttcagtatgaatttacatttttgtcattgtCAATGTCTAAACATTTTTTCGGTataaattttgagtaaaaaaaaaaagtgaggagTTTAAAATAACCACTGTCCAACAGCATTTCTATTTAGGTTTTCCAGATGattaaacatttgaaagaaaCTGGAATTCTTTTATTCTTCAGATTTTGGGCCTGCTGGTATGGGCACTGATTGCAAGCACAGAGTATTTCCGATTTTCCCCATTTGGATGGGTGATGTTTGTGACTGTCTTCTATTGGCTTCTCACCCTCTTCCTTCTCATCATCAAACTGGCCAGAGGACAAATCCGACACATCCCCTGGACTAAAGTGGTAGGTGCACTTCTATACAGTTGATTCTTGTCTTTACAAAGCTGTAGAAAAAGGATGCCATGATGGTATGTGCAAATAGTTCTGCATTTTGATTTAGAAAAACAGGTTTAAACTTACCCAAATTATCTTAGTGACCTTCAAAACAATGTGGCTAAATGGTTTTTAAGGAACATGTTGTgctaattgttttaaataattgtagttCTGTCCCTGCCGTCCCAGGTTCTCATTTTTAACTGCACTGCTGCTTTATTTTACACATCCGCTGCTGTTGTTGAGGCAACGTTGGTGAATCAGGGGGTCAAAGGTCATCATGATTTCAACTGTTGGGCAGCATCGACGGTAATAATCAGTTTGAAGTACATAATTGTGTGCAAGGCTGTGAACAACATAACTTTAAGAGGAATACATATTTGTGGTCAAGTGATGAGTTTTGAGTATTTTCAAATTCTTAAACTGATCTCCCCTGACCAGAATATGTGGTTATATGCTTGATTGTGTGCAATGTCATTTCCAAGTAAAATCCCTTTTTGTTCCATTTACATTGCATCAAATTTTTAACGCTtgccttttttcccctctttcctAGTTTTTTGCATTCCTAGTATCTCTGAGTTACGCTGGTAGTGCGTTCTTCAGTTACAAAACCTGGCACAGAGGAGATGAATAAAATGTTCTGGACTGTAGTTCTTAatcaaatgttgaaattatgactCAAGCTTACATTGTTCAGGTACGgactaaactttaaaaaaaaattttaataatgatgattgtctttcatattaaaaatgaagaaatgaagaaatttgctctgtaggcctatgtatttgcAACCAttccacacatacacaaatttgTCTAATGCACAAAGGATATTTTGATATCTTTCTCATATTTAATATGGACTTTATTGAATGGAGTTTTATCATAACGCTCATTAACTGGTTGTGAGTGAATAGACATATAATGTTTCACATGTGTGCTTTTAATGTGCAGTTTAATGTTGGTTCATATTTGCATAATCTAAAAGTATGCTGAAAAAAACATGATGTTTGGACTTACCTGATTTATGAAAGCCTTCTTGTATTTCAGAAAGCATAAATGCAAATCATTGTCAAATAAAAGCTGTCATTATATTTGTCCTTTGAAAGCAGATCtcatttactcacatttggcATATTGCATAATTAAACTAGAAAAGGAAGTTTACAAAAGTGCATCCATGCACTCCGTTACTGACACTAAATCAAAGATTCAAAGCGTTTATTGTCATATGcccagtgaggaaaacaagtttccctgagCAATGAAATTCTTATTTTGCTGTCCACAAGGAAAGCCAAGACAAGTGCAAAActttacacatatacacaaactatacacacatacatacatacaaacgtaataaacattataataaaaactatgctgcaCAGGTAGGAAtgtagacatgaaaaaaaaaatatatataaactatgtatatgtatatatgcgaATGTACAGTATTGTACATTCCTGAGGGTAGGAGTGTGAGCAGTCTGTGTTGGGGGTCTTTAATGCTGGAGGCAGCTCTTCGGTGGACTCTGTGATGGTAAATGGCCTGCAGAGAGAGCAGTGGAGTCCTGCAGACGTTCGCGGTCACTTACAGTAGTGTTGCCATACCACGCAAtgatgcagctggtcaagacGCTCTCAACTACACAGCTACAGAAGTTGTTGAGGATCTTAGGTGACATACCGAACTTCCTCAGCCACCTCAGGAAGTATAGCCACTGTTGTGACTTCTTAACCAGCTGGGTGGTGTTGAGTGTCCAGGTGAGGTCCTCGCTGATGTGGACCCCCAAGTATttaaagctgctcaccctctccacttcAAGTTCTCGGATAAGCAATGGCTGGTGAGTTTTCCTATTTTTCCTCAAGTCCACCTTTGTCTTGTCCGTGTTGAGGGTAAGATTGTTGTCCTCACATCATGTCACAAGACTGGCCACCTCCCTCCTGTAGGCTGCTTCATACCCGCCAGTGTTCCATCCTATTACTGCggtgtcatcagcaaacttcaGTATGATGTTGTCCTTGTGGGAGGCAACACAGTCATGTGTGAACAGTGTGTAGAGGATGGGACtgagaaagtgacgtgacatacagccaagtatggtgaatttgtgctctgcatttaacccatccgaagtgcacacacacaccgtgaacacacacacacacacacacacacaccgtgaacacacacccagagcagtggacaACCATTTATGCttcagcgcccggggagcagttgggggttcggtgccttgctcaagggcacctcagtcgtggtattgccggcccaagactcgaacccacaaccttagggttaggagtcaaactcttctAACCATTAGCACAGTTGTCaagcaggtatttttttttttttagcaatgtaatTGACCGGCTAGAAACCAGTCTGTCCAAAACTAGTTAgcagtttaaaatgtattttccaacCAGGGAAATCTAGATTTTAGTTTAACAATGGCTTAGTTTAATAattgtcaatttttaaaaaacaaaaaatatttgtatggaGTATAGCATGTCAAACTACACAACAACTACAAGTCAATTTCCCATATTTTTCCCCCCACATTTTTCATGTTAGCTGCTACCCATATTATAATCATGAATTGCCAACAATTTACTGGTGTAAAATTTAAGAAATTGcctttattttgttcaaattaatgttttaatagtcCCAACATTGTgtgttaataatttgtttactaaattttttattactaaaaatctTTTCCATAGcacttttgtaattttagttgGTTTGGtggccaaacttttttttttttatctaatgctttatgaaagaaaaatgaatatcgagaaataaaaacaaacaaacatacaatttataaaatgttgaacTCTATGAAAACTGTTCCAAAGATGTTTTTTTGCTGAGATGAAAGACTTCCTGTGTCATAATGGTCTCCACCCACACAAAAGAACGTCAGAGACAGCAGCCATTCCCaataaatacaactttaataGAATGATTACAGACCTGATCCAGAGAAACATCACTACATCTTGTGAAATTACAGGACCATATTAGCGTGTTTATTTCCCCTCCCTCTTGTAAGAAGTTTGGCTGATGACTGTAAATGCAGGTGAGGGTGATCTGAGACCTCACCTGCCCTGCCACCTCAcctgcccccccacccccccccttcccccttcCCCCCATCCCCCCGTCCCAGTATGGTACTAATTTCTAGGCGTTAAAGTCTCTAAACAGACAAATCTCCTGCTgaacaaaccccccccccacacacacacagaaatgaaaagaCAGTAATACTGATCTTGCATGATCTCTAGTGCATCCATTAATAAACGGTGCCATAACTGGCTGTAGTTGAGAGAtgagaacacacatacacagaaacatcCAATTTTCAAGCTCTTATGAgcatagaaaacaaacaaacaaaaatgtttacacCTGACATAGTTGTCAGTCCCATCAATAGTCTTGATCAGCAGTTACAGAGACAACTTCATAAACCATGTCTAAGCTAAAAACTCTCGCTCTCCAGTTAAATGTACTATTCTGCTACAATCAGCATTGTAAGAGATCATGTTCAATGTCATTGCCTACTAGCGTGCAGTATTCAGATACTTTTAATTGTACACAACAGATCACAAAAATCTGACTTGGTGACTctgttgacagtttaacagcagcaaaaaaaggggttataaatacaataaagcactGATATCATGTCAGTATATTTGTTCTAGTCCTGTGATCAATACACTTAAGAATAAGCTGGGTATTAAGAGTTCCAAAGATAACCATTTAATAAACACCAACACAAGGTGACCACATACAATGAATCGTTTGACCGAATCGCTCTCTGACTGAAATCTGATgctttcctttatttttaattcattttttgttcAGATGAGGCTTAGTAAGATGTTTAGATAAGTAAAAATGTGCGTTTGTTTATCAGAAGCCGAGTGACTTTTACTTTAGTTGAACAGGATCCTTCATATAAGATAATTCACTACCAAAAGCCAAAGAAAAGTCTAACTTGCATATAGATACACTTAAGGTCACAAATCTCTTTCACCTTCTAATTCGGACTTCTCTCTACATCCCCATTTCATCTCTAAACTTCTCTTTTAGTGTCCAATGCTGATCTAGTGTCCTTCATTTCTATGACAACTCTGTCTCTATGTTTTTTTACGGACCCGTCCGATgtacatgtgtgcgtgtgtgaagaCAGACATAGCAATCGCAATTTGCCCAACATGCAGCTTCAAGTCACTGGCGGTACAAGGAATAAATAGGAATAAATCCCCTTTCTGAATAAGATCAAGAGGAAACGTGAGGGAGATGAAGGGAGGAGAGGTGGCAGAAGGGAGGCAGGTTCAGGGAGGTGTGAAGGGGGAGGAGCTTGTCAGTGAATAATCCCCGCCTCTCATTCAGGATTCGTCGTTTTCGGCAGGGGGCGTGGTGGCATTAGGGGCTGAAGAGTCCAAGTCGGATTTGTTGGCGATCCGGTCCAGTTCAGCCTGGACATCTGTCAACCCCAACTTGGAGCCTGAAAATGAACAAGATAAGATTACGAAGAGTACGCTGGCCAAAATTCAGATCatgttatttaaaagaaa
The Cyprinus carpio isolate SPL01 chromosome A19, ASM1834038v1, whole genome shotgun sequence genome window above contains:
- the LOC109046898 gene encoding CKLF-like MARVEL transmembrane domain-containing protein 8 gives rise to the protein MAENPNSRPVITTESSPYLECGNSSTGTPWYDKESVQNVSEYLIFVEVILGLLVWALIASTEYFRFSPFGWVMFVTVFYWLLTLFLLIIKLARGQIRHIPWTKVVLIFNCTAALFYTSAAVVEATLVNQGVKGHHDFNCWAASTFFAFLVSLSYAGSAFFSYKTWHRGDE